The proteins below are encoded in one region of Brachionichthys hirsutus isolate HB-005 chromosome 12, CSIRO-AGI_Bhir_v1, whole genome shotgun sequence:
- the LOC137902618 gene encoding proline-rich protein 14-like encodes MAGGRARGRRRGIQLGLRLTMRPMAARLKREFCLRLCLLGASPPNSPASPTRRLQKQRSNHSSRCLRLPRRRSLPSPSSSANGLSALLSTSQSTAGPEFLSTNGERAERVSQIRIRRASPREMLLTPMGLPKVKRLKKKEFSLEEIYTNKNYNSPSTNRSLETMFEERYS; translated from the exons atggcaggcggcagggctcGGGGGCGGCGACGCggcatccagctcggccttcggctgacgatgaggccgatggcggcgcgtctgaaacgg gagttttgtctccgcctgtgtctccttggagcgtctcctcctaacagcccagcttctcccacccggcgacttcagaagcagcggtccaatcacagctcccgtTGCCTACGCCTCCCCCGGCGACGGTCTCTTCCTTCGCCGTCATCTTCGGCCAATGgactgtctgctctgctttccacgagccaatcgacagcaggcccagagtttctcagcacaaatggagag cgagccgaacgcgtctcacagattcgaatccggcgggcatcaccgcgtgaaatgttgctcacgccaatgggactgccaaaggtcaaaag gttaaagaagaaagagttcagtctggaggagatttatacgaacaagaactacaattccccctcaaccaacag gagtcttgaaacaatgtttgaggagcgctactcctga